The Chloroflexota bacterium genome window below encodes:
- a CDS encoding O-antigen ligase family protein, with amino-acid sequence MQSLYPPSRLVKSLLAGCFVAVVVVLGTGASELVPAIRLMGAVVGAVLVVAWIAAVRRQADLVDLATTGALVAFSISCALSMFPRQAFDAGVLAFAWASALGVGRRVLANEEMRAYALFVMAALGIVLSVVVISLWGQIWLHWLSLTGWRALPPLDLALPSGPWVHRHDLTSLLVMLAPAIWLQRGSGLLRILLTTVLVGIGAAVVMDGSRSVWLAVAVATGVTMLRPLVLVLRSRRGIVVAAIAAASVIVIAAIMTGFADEVVKRLTAVRSIDARTGQWSSALTLWREHPIQGIGPGSFPFLLRLTDYFDSYTFVSRHPDNAAVQLIAEVGLLGVVAAGAVLASVGRMWRRNSPPSAAATWVLVYALVVSVGTNPFEYGFLLAPLVIWTSIGAPAKLGEVAESARPVRSRWVTPAIIAATGVLALVQAAMVLAAFAYDAGSRAAREGSYTEARRMLDMAATLDPGMALYVRERGTMAILAGLPGAAVPDLTAATAQNPADDIAFRSLAEAWLAEGDPARALAAARSAVQRDASDPRNLIVLARAASRAGDSASATDALALTILHGPWITADPSWQSFAHPEQPVADLFDKAVALWQDGKAPWLKGRLDPAWLVGLAENTESTHQAVIQAGPLGPSAAALLQVLRCDSQQAGLDSLRSLEHSQGTFAEYWRARVVGEALAGERVVGVIAEIAMIRMPQLGPVIADKIYSFDVYSGAFNDQYAYRRRPIDHLGGLVVPSRWGGLAEWIRHPATAALAAGMTERIASCRN; translated from the coding sequence ATGCAATCACTCTATCCCCCCAGCCGACTGGTCAAGTCTCTGCTTGCCGGTTGCTTCGTGGCGGTGGTCGTGGTCCTGGGGACGGGCGCGAGCGAGCTCGTCCCAGCCATTCGACTCATGGGAGCGGTTGTTGGTGCCGTGCTTGTCGTGGCCTGGATCGCGGCGGTGCGACGCCAGGCAGACCTGGTTGACCTCGCGACGACGGGAGCCCTCGTCGCCTTCTCGATCTCCTGCGCCCTGTCAATGTTCCCGCGGCAGGCCTTCGACGCCGGCGTTTTGGCCTTCGCCTGGGCGTCAGCGCTGGGTGTTGGTCGTCGCGTTCTCGCCAATGAGGAGATGCGCGCATACGCCCTGTTCGTAATGGCCGCACTCGGCATCGTGCTGAGCGTCGTGGTGATCTCGCTCTGGGGCCAGATCTGGCTTCACTGGCTCTCTCTCACCGGATGGCGAGCCCTCCCGCCACTCGACCTTGCCTTGCCATCGGGCCCCTGGGTACACCGGCATGACCTGACCAGCCTCCTCGTCATGCTGGCGCCAGCAATCTGGCTTCAGCGGGGTAGCGGACTTCTCCGCATTCTGCTGACGACCGTTCTGGTGGGCATTGGCGCGGCGGTCGTGATGGATGGTTCCCGCAGTGTGTGGCTGGCGGTGGCCGTTGCGACGGGAGTCACAATGCTGCGACCCCTCGTCTTGGTTCTTCGGTCGCGTCGCGGCATCGTGGTCGCGGCGATCGCCGCCGCCAGCGTCATCGTGATCGCGGCGATCATGACCGGGTTCGCTGATGAGGTCGTGAAGCGGCTGACCGCTGTTCGCTCAATCGACGCGCGGACCGGTCAGTGGTCGTCGGCTCTAACCCTGTGGCGGGAGCACCCCATCCAGGGGATCGGCCCTGGCTCGTTCCCCTTCCTGCTCCGGCTTACCGACTACTTTGACAGCTACACATTCGTCAGCCGACATCCAGACAACGCAGCCGTGCAGTTGATCGCGGAGGTCGGGCTCCTTGGCGTGGTGGCGGCCGGAGCCGTCCTCGCAAGCGTAGGCCGGATGTGGCGGCGCAACAGTCCTCCGTCCGCCGCCGCAACGTGGGTGCTTGTCTATGCGCTGGTCGTAAGCGTCGGCACCAACCCATTCGAGTACGGATTCCTCCTGGCGCCCCTCGTCATATGGACATCGATCGGGGCTCCTGCGAAGCTCGGAGAGGTCGCTGAGAGCGCGCGTCCTGTCCGCTCCAGATGGGTGACGCCCGCAATCATTGCGGCCACGGGCGTCCTCGCCTTGGTGCAGGCCGCAATGGTTCTTGCCGCATTCGCCTACGACGCCGGCTCCCGCGCTGCGCGCGAAGGCTCGTATACAGAGGCGCGCCGGATGCTTGATATGGCTGCGACCCTCGATCCAGGGATGGCACTCTACGTGAGGGAGCGCGGGACCATGGCGATTCTTGCGGGTCTGCCCGGCGCTGCAGTTCCCGACCTCACGGCCGCCACGGCCCAGAATCCGGCGGATGACATTGCGTTCCGGTCGCTGGCCGAGGCCTGGCTGGCCGAGGGCGATCCGGCCCGAGCCCTGGCTGCGGCTCGATCGGCGGTTCAGCGTGATGCGTCGGATCCGAGAAATCTGATCGTGCTCGCGCGAGCAGCCAGCCGAGCCGGAGATTCGGCATCTGCGACCGATGCGCTGGCACTGACCATTCTGCATGGTCCCTGGATCACCGCTGATCCGAGTTGGCAATCTTTCGCGCACCCCGAGCAACCTGTGGCGGACCTCTTTGATAAGGCGGTCGCACTGTGGCAGGACGGAAAGGCTCCGTGGCTCAAGGGCCGCCTTGATCCTGCCTGGTTGGTTGGTCTCGCCGAGAATACGGAGTCGACTCATCAAGCTGTCATCCAGGCCGGACCTCTCGGCCCAAGCGCAGCAGCACTGCTTCAGGTCCTCAGGTGCGATTCACAACAGGCAGGACTGGATTCCCTCCGATCGCTCGAGCACAGTCAAGGTACCTTTGCAGAGTACTGGCGTGCCCGCGTGGTTGGCGAAGCCCTCGCCGGCGAGCGTGTGGTAGGCGTGATTGCCGAAATCGCAATGATTCGTATGCCACAACTCGGGCCGGTCATCGCCGACAAGATCTACTCGTTTGATGTCTACAGCGGTGCCTTCAAC
- a CDS encoding O-antigen ligase family protein, which yields MNESRAPALTVRQMVLAAALLYFVLVGGTTLGTYVTALAGINAAIAAALIGLWVIELPRNNDLTDRFLLIALLAFLLTCITSAFPRMSFDAATSLVAAVAAFGIARGELASMRAERVMITVLGLCGLVLAMGFLSLWIPYWVAWWRGTGAAPPLDLPLPPGHYWHFHFAAMVLALLLPAALQLQARQGARSIAAAASLGALGVVAMSGARTAWVALSAVAIAAVVLKVRPRPVTVLWAGAVVTAIMAVLSLTGTLANVATRLLNTFTVAIRTETWSSAVAIWLERPLTGWGPGSFPAVFRFSQAVPTFPDPGTDAQNMIVQVLLESGLIGLTALIVGGTGLVIGIRRHPLRSPYALAGLAIVGLMSLTDLPSSFPVLFVIGIAWAALSAPRQRLALESPALQRSTWPRILSTVVGAVIVVAVASSLLARSAFDEARLRVAVGDLSGARHALGMAVALDPSMALYWRERGVRAAEAGDVREARDYLEKAHKLNVGDATTLRALAVLAVNDGRLGEATQLAQGAVQLRPAHLPNNMLLAWVAMQAGDDELGPEALADALTWSPWAAAAPSWAEVFGHVSISEMRQAAAAWGAEAGDLQGNWEATWLRAMTAADPLAGLPLALAAVDAVVRCDLPRATTLLADADNALDDRAWLAARLMLSSLVGDTDAYRSAVEIAVLRRNELALPARTDPGPGTVFADFNEDVGLYKTLPLAPPELEPLLPTRAEGLAAWLQDPRQAAKRGAPESGLANCRDPR from the coding sequence GTGAACGAGAGTCGTGCGCCCGCGCTCACCGTCCGCCAAATGGTGCTCGCCGCGGCACTCCTCTACTTCGTTCTCGTCGGCGGCACCACCCTTGGGACGTACGTCACGGCATTGGCGGGGATCAACGCCGCCATCGCCGCGGCGCTCATTGGGCTCTGGGTCATCGAGCTGCCACGGAACAACGACCTGACAGATCGCTTCCTCCTCATCGCCCTCCTCGCCTTCCTCCTCACCTGCATCACATCAGCATTCCCTCGAATGTCCTTCGACGCAGCCACCAGCCTGGTGGCCGCTGTGGCTGCCTTTGGAATCGCGCGCGGCGAACTTGCCTCCATGCGAGCGGAACGCGTGATGATCACAGTGCTCGGTCTGTGCGGACTGGTCCTTGCAATGGGGTTCCTCTCCCTTTGGATTCCCTACTGGGTGGCCTGGTGGCGAGGGACGGGCGCAGCTCCCCCATTGGACCTTCCGCTGCCACCCGGTCACTACTGGCACTTTCACTTCGCGGCCATGGTGCTCGCACTGCTGCTTCCAGCTGCTCTCCAGCTTCAAGCACGGCAGGGAGCGCGATCGATCGCGGCCGCAGCCTCGCTCGGCGCACTCGGCGTGGTGGCCATGTCGGGTGCACGAACGGCCTGGGTCGCCCTTTCCGCCGTTGCCATCGCGGCCGTCGTGCTCAAGGTGCGGCCACGGCCCGTCACCGTGCTCTGGGCCGGGGCCGTGGTCACCGCCATCATGGCGGTGCTGTCGCTGACGGGGACGTTGGCCAACGTGGCAACCCGATTGCTGAACACGTTCACCGTGGCCATACGGACGGAGACCTGGTCGAGCGCGGTGGCGATATGGCTCGAGCGTCCGCTGACTGGCTGGGGTCCTGGTTCGTTCCCGGCCGTATTCCGCTTCAGCCAAGCCGTGCCGACGTTTCCGGATCCGGGGACCGACGCTCAGAACATGATCGTGCAGGTTCTGCTCGAGTCCGGGCTCATCGGGCTCACGGCCCTGATCGTCGGGGGCACCGGCCTTGTGATTGGTATCCGCCGGCATCCTCTGCGTTCGCCATATGCCCTCGCCGGCCTGGCCATCGTCGGGCTCATGAGCCTCACGGACCTCCCCAGCAGCTTTCCGGTGCTATTCGTGATTGGGATTGCCTGGGCTGCCCTCTCGGCCCCGCGCCAGCGCCTCGCACTTGAATCGCCTGCCCTTCAGCGGTCCACCTGGCCACGTATTCTGTCGACCGTCGTGGGGGCGGTAATCGTGGTTGCCGTCGCATCCTCCCTCCTCGCGAGAAGTGCCTTCGACGAGGCGCGCCTCCGGGTTGCGGTGGGTGACCTCAGCGGCGCCCGGCATGCACTCGGTATGGCGGTCGCCCTCGACCCGTCAATGGCGTTGTATTGGCGCGAGCGAGGAGTCCGCGCCGCCGAGGCAGGGGATGTTCGCGAGGCCAGAGACTACCTTGAGAAGGCTCATAAGTTGAATGTCGGCGATGCCACCACCCTGCGTGCGCTCGCGGTCCTCGCCGTGAACGACGGGCGCCTTGGTGAGGCGACCCAGCTGGCACAAGGTGCAGTACAGCTTCGCCCAGCGCATCTGCCGAACAACATGCTGCTTGCGTGGGTCGCGATGCAGGCCGGTGACGATGAGCTTGGCCCCGAGGCATTGGCCGACGCGCTTACGTGGTCGCCGTGGGCGGCAGCAGCGCCCTCTTGGGCAGAGGTCTTCGGGCATGTATCCATCTCAGAGATGCGCCAGGCGGCCGCCGCATGGGGTGCCGAGGCGGGTGATCTACAGGGGAACTGGGAGGCGACATGGTTGAGAGCGATGACCGCCGCGGACCCCCTCGCGGGGCTGCCCCTTGCGCTGGCAGCGGTAGACGCTGTCGTGCGGTGTGACCTCCCTCGAGCAACAACCCTGCTCGCCGATGCCGATAACGCGTTGGACGACCGCGCATGGCTGGCTGCCAGGCTGATGCTTAGCAGCCTCGTTGGCGACACGGATGCCTATCGGTCAGCCGTCGAAATTGCCGTCCTCCGCAGAAATGAGCTGGCGCTCCCCGCACGAACGGATCCCGGCCCGGGCACGGTATTCGCCGACTTCAATGAGGACGTCGGACTGTACAAGACGCTTCCGCTGGCTCCGCCTGAGCTGGAGCCACTCCTGCCAACTCGGGCGGAGGGCCTCGCGGCGTGGCTGCAGGATCCACGCCAAGCGGCGAAGCGTGGCGCGCCGGAATCGGGCCTCGCCAATTGCAGAGACCCGCGGTAG
- a CDS encoding sugar transferase gives MALRLLLGLADGVLAFLVFLTVSAVRFQEGDPTAKWSVGVEVPIAATLFSITWVVVLWSMGLYRLRARWSLRAEARDIARATVLAVALTLSTLFIFHQDDVSRVFLAILFIVQPALTLAGRALLRSWFSTLRRRGLNTTYMLIAGTGKLAQSFADSVESRPALGIRVIGHLTVPTQTRRPIDEHQVSRPILGSIDDMGAVFRKGIIDEVAVCLPPSSQSYLEPIIAMAADEGKTVRVPSDPDQEVLAFAVQEEFEGFVVRSVVHDTRRELELAIKRVLDFAGAAAALVVLSPLLIVTAVVIRLKEGPPVLFRQTRVGLHGRTFTIYKFRTMVPNAEERYEEVADKSDTRGAAFKMHHDPRVTGLGRFLRRSSIDELPQLLNVLSGDMSLVGPRPAPPREVDQYDIWHRRRLSMRPGMTGLWQVNAALDEHFDKRAELDLRYIDQWSLLLDLGILARTVPAILTRQGH, from the coding sequence ATGGCGCTCCGGCTCCTGCTCGGCCTGGCCGACGGGGTCCTCGCGTTCCTGGTCTTTCTGACCGTCTCTGCGGTACGGTTCCAGGAGGGTGACCCGACGGCCAAGTGGTCGGTGGGCGTCGAGGTACCGATTGCGGCCACGCTCTTCTCCATCACCTGGGTTGTTGTGCTCTGGTCGATGGGGCTGTATCGCCTCCGTGCTCGATGGAGCCTCAGGGCCGAGGCGCGCGATATCGCCCGGGCCACGGTGCTGGCGGTTGCCCTGACGTTGTCCACCCTCTTCATCTTCCACCAGGATGACGTGAGCCGTGTCTTCCTCGCCATCCTCTTCATCGTGCAGCCCGCCCTGACCCTCGCTGGACGAGCGCTCCTTCGGTCCTGGTTCAGCACCCTTCGGCGCCGGGGCCTCAACACGACCTACATGCTCATTGCGGGCACAGGGAAGCTCGCGCAGAGCTTCGCGGACAGTGTTGAGTCCCGACCGGCCCTCGGGATCCGCGTGATCGGTCACCTGACCGTCCCCACTCAAACGCGAAGGCCGATTGACGAGCACCAGGTCTCGCGCCCGATCCTCGGTTCCATCGACGACATGGGTGCCGTCTTCCGGAAGGGGATCATCGACGAGGTCGCTGTCTGCCTTCCGCCATCCTCGCAGTCGTACCTGGAGCCGATCATCGCCATGGCAGCCGATGAGGGAAAGACCGTCCGAGTACCCAGTGACCCTGACCAGGAGGTGCTGGCGTTCGCGGTGCAGGAGGAATTCGAAGGCTTCGTAGTGCGGTCAGTGGTGCACGACACCCGTCGGGAGCTTGAGCTGGCGATCAAGCGCGTCCTCGACTTCGCGGGTGCCGCCGCGGCACTGGTGGTGCTCAGCCCACTCCTCATCGTCACGGCGGTCGTCATCAGGCTCAAGGAAGGGCCGCCGGTCCTCTTTCGTCAGACCCGCGTGGGGCTCCACGGCCGGACGTTCACCATCTACAAGTTCCGGACGATGGTGCCGAACGCTGAGGAGAGATACGAGGAGGTCGCTGACAAGAGCGACACACGCGGGGCCGCCTTCAAGATGCACCACGATCCGCGCGTCACCGGGCTCGGACGCTTCCTGCGCAGGTCCAGCATCGATGAGCTACCGCAGCTCCTCAACGTCCTCAGCGGCGACATGAGCCTCGTCGGCCCGCGTCCTGCCCCTCCTCGAGAAGTCGACCAGTACGACATCTGGCACCGGCGCCGCCTGTCGATGCGGCCCGGCATGACGGGGCTCTGGCAGGTGAATGCTGCCCTCGACGAACACTTCGACAAGCGTGCTGAGCTTGACCTGCGCTACATCGATCAGTGGTCCCTTCTCCTGGACCTGGGGATCCTGGCTCGCACGGTGCCGGCAATCCTGACTCGGCAGGGCCACTAG
- a CDS encoding FkbM family methyltransferase, which produces MRGPAFDEVAIVHMVLRDEGPGTLVDVGAHFGSSLRRFADDGWRVIAIEPDPQNRAVLVERMQGRGNVVIDGRAIAERDGEVLALYTSDVSTGISALAPFHPSHRATSEVETVRLDTLLASEDHVTVLKTDLEGYDLRALRTFPWDRLHPRAVVCEFEDRKTVPLGYTYHDLGSYLVQEGYSVFVSEWFPVVEYGRRHRWRSLRPYPSELEDRAAWGNFIAVDEDLRQVVSGVARRHER; this is translated from the coding sequence GTGCGGGGGCCGGCGTTTGATGAGGTGGCGATCGTCCACATGGTGCTGCGCGACGAAGGTCCGGGCACCCTTGTGGACGTCGGTGCTCACTTTGGCAGTTCGCTGAGACGATTCGCCGATGATGGTTGGCGAGTCATCGCCATCGAGCCAGACCCGCAGAATCGCGCCGTTCTGGTCGAGCGCATGCAGGGCCGAGGAAATGTGGTCATTGACGGTCGAGCCATCGCTGAACGAGACGGCGAGGTTCTCGCCCTCTACACGAGCGACGTTTCGACCGGCATCTCGGCCCTGGCGCCCTTCCATCCGAGCCACCGGGCGACCAGCGAAGTCGAGACGGTCCGGCTCGACACGCTTCTTGCGTCGGAGGACCACGTCACGGTCCTGAAGACCGACCTCGAGGGCTACGATCTGCGTGCGTTGCGAACCTTCCCGTGGGACCGGCTTCACCCACGCGCGGTCGTCTGCGAGTTCGAGGATCGGAAGACCGTCCCCCTCGGGTACACCTACCACGACCTCGGCTCATACCTCGTTCAGGAGGGGTACTCGGTTTTCGTATCCGAGTGGTTCCCGGTCGTCGAGTACGGCCGGCGGCATCGTTGGCGGTCGCTGCGGCCCTATCCCAGCGAGCTGGAGGATCGGGCAGCGTGGGGCAACTTTATCGCGGTCGACGAGGATCTCCGCCAGGTTGTCAGCGGAGTCGCGAGGCGGCACGAACGATGA
- a CDS encoding class I SAM-dependent methyltransferase has product MMPACPPAMPLTPIQTEDRSHLLAKLAAGEYRLERLDRCLCDSADSVSIADHDRFGIPVGVVLCQACGLARTTPRLATANLASFYQTDYHGLHLSVRRPDPDQILFRRRPEAAIHPFLADLLPPGPLSVADVGAGTGRDLRAFAEAVGGPIHVVGCDFSEAFAAAGRAAGTDIRHGGPETLIEFAPYDAVILSHVVEHFPNPTTDLAAIRSLGHDGTLFYVEVPGLLSIDRKPEYAYRLDRYLTLAHTFHFTLDTLAATMKRAGFRLVRGDEEVRAAFIPAPVTSPPNDSEMATRILTSLRRLDSWPMRLRRVKPALRQRLVVAARAILPVSWIKALRHRSR; this is encoded by the coding sequence ATGATGCCGGCCTGCCCACCAGCGATGCCGCTCACGCCGATCCAGACCGAGGATCGCAGCCATCTGCTGGCCAAGCTAGCCGCTGGCGAGTATCGCCTCGAACGCCTCGATCGCTGTCTCTGCGACTCAGCCGATTCGGTCTCGATCGCCGACCATGATCGCTTCGGCATTCCGGTTGGGGTCGTGCTGTGCCAAGCTTGCGGGCTCGCCAGGACCACCCCCCGGCTGGCGACCGCCAACCTCGCGTCCTTCTACCAGACGGACTACCACGGGCTCCATCTGAGCGTACGACGACCCGACCCGGACCAGATCCTGTTCCGCCGTCGGCCGGAGGCGGCGATCCACCCCTTCCTGGCCGACCTGCTGCCACCTGGTCCCCTGAGCGTGGCCGACGTCGGAGCCGGAACTGGCCGAGACCTGCGTGCCTTTGCAGAGGCCGTCGGCGGTCCGATCCATGTCGTCGGGTGCGACTTCTCCGAGGCCTTCGCGGCTGCGGGCAGAGCGGCTGGCACTGACATCCGCCATGGCGGACCCGAGACGCTGATTGAATTCGCGCCCTACGACGCCGTGATCCTGAGCCACGTCGTTGAGCACTTTCCGAATCCGACCACCGACCTGGCAGCAATCAGGTCGCTCGGGCATGACGGGACCCTGTTCTACGTCGAGGTGCCTGGCTTGCTGAGCATTGACCGCAAGCCTGAATACGCCTATCGGCTCGATCGCTATCTGACACTGGCCCACACCTTTCATTTCACGCTCGACACACTGGCTGCGACGATGAAGCGGGCCGGATTCAGGCTAGTGCGTGGCGACGAGGAGGTGCGCGCGGCGTTTATCCCGGCGCCGGTGACCTCGCCGCCCAACGATTCTGAGATGGCAACGCGTATCCTGACCAGCCTGCGACGTCTGGATTCATGGCCGATGCGGCTGCGGCGGGTGAAGCCGGCGCTGCGGCAGCGTCTGGTGGTGGCAGCCCGTGCCATTCTGCCGGTTTCGTGGATCAAGGCCCTCAGACACCGTAGCCGATGA
- a CDS encoding glycosyltransferase family 4 protein, whose amino-acid sequence MALVNRLVDGWDHGGSYTAAVIPDHEAPGWAGRILVHDYGGYPFIVQLSRELARRGHEVLHLYADGFRRPKGPMKRRADDPPSLSIAPVTLNEPLRPGGWRRLTQERRYGRRLADRIEAFRPDIVLSANAPLYVQTAAVSTARSIRASSVVWLQDLHSLAIRHITGRRIRMLGTLIGSWFGRIERRLLHEADGVVAISSTYLEAINEAGVPMEKVEVIQNWAPIDDAPPASKSNPWSRAHALDDRPTLLYAGTLALKHNPNLLLELARSVPGATVVVASEGAGADWLRAHGGGVQNLRILPFQPYDQVADMLASADVLLAVLERDASAFSVPSKILTYLAAGRPILAAIPSENPAAQAIDQAGAGTVVDPGDAAGLAAAARAMLADRDRLRSAGEAARGYADSHFAIAPIADRFEDVIASALKRRAGGANDG is encoded by the coding sequence ATGGCTCTGGTAAACCGCCTGGTGGATGGGTGGGATCACGGTGGCTCGTACACTGCCGCGGTGATCCCGGACCACGAAGCACCAGGCTGGGCAGGGCGGATCCTGGTCCACGACTACGGCGGCTACCCGTTCATCGTCCAGCTATCCCGGGAGCTCGCCAGGCGAGGGCACGAGGTGCTCCACCTCTACGCCGACGGGTTCCGCAGGCCGAAGGGACCGATGAAGCGACGCGCCGACGATCCGCCCAGCCTCTCGATTGCGCCCGTGACTCTGAACGAGCCGCTGAGGCCCGGGGGATGGCGGCGGCTGACCCAGGAGCGACGCTACGGGCGTCGCCTGGCCGATCGGATCGAAGCGTTTCGCCCAGACATTGTCCTTTCGGCCAACGCCCCGCTCTATGTCCAGACGGCCGCCGTATCCACGGCTCGGTCGATCCGCGCATCCTCCGTCGTCTGGCTCCAGGATCTGCATTCACTGGCCATCAGGCACATCACCGGCCGGCGCATCCGGATGCTCGGCACGCTGATCGGCAGCTGGTTCGGCCGCATTGAGCGACGACTGCTGCACGAGGCCGATGGCGTTGTGGCGATCTCATCGACCTACCTCGAAGCGATCAATGAGGCAGGCGTGCCGATGGAGAAGGTCGAAGTGATCCAGAACTGGGCGCCAATCGACGACGCTCCGCCCGCTTCAAAGTCGAACCCGTGGTCGCGTGCGCATGCTCTCGACGACCGTCCGACGTTGCTGTACGCCGGCACATTAGCCCTGAAGCACAATCCCAATCTGCTCCTCGAGCTGGCGAGGAGCGTTCCTGGGGCCACGGTCGTGGTTGCCTCCGAGGGGGCTGGGGCGGACTGGCTCCGTGCCCATGGTGGCGGCGTCCAGAATCTTCGCATCCTGCCGTTTCAGCCGTACGATCAGGTCGCTGACATGCTGGCGAGCGCCGACGTCCTGCTGGCCGTGCTGGAGCGGGACGCGTCGGCCTTCTCCGTGCCGTCCAAGATCCTGACCTATCTCGCTGCCGGTCGACCGATCCTGGCCGCGATCCCGAGCGAGAACCCTGCGGCTCAGGCGATCGACCAGGCAGGGGCCGGAACCGTTGTGGATCCGGGCGATGCTGCAGGTCTGGCTGCCGCGGCGAGGGCCATGCTCGCCGACCGCGACCGGCTCCGATCGGCCGGGGAGGCTGCACGCGGCTACGCCGATTCCCATTTCGCAATCGCGCCAATTGCCGACCGATTCGAGGATGTCATCGCCTCGGCGCTGAAACGACGTGCGGGTGGAGCAAACGACGGATGA
- a CDS encoding metallophosphoesterase: MVETRGRADGLLIIAVVVVGVALLVTARLGPRPGFAGPTDSAAASPSTTPANIPSGAPHEVLLAVGDIAYCDSSADDQVGELAARLEGTIALLGDIAYPRGSSDDFARCFDPTWGPLRDRLRPAPGNHEYETKRASGYFSYFGAGAGDPTEGWYSYDLGGWHLVALNSVCDAIGGCGNGSRQLAWLVADLEAHPVACTLAYWHHPRYSSGRHGDDDMTDALWDALAGANADLVLFGHDHDYERTAPIDGMRSFVVGTGGRSLYAWPGAPGPHTEVRANDTYGLLELTLAAADYSWRFISAGGGSFTDAGSGTCR; this comes from the coding sequence ATGGTGGAGACCCGCGGCCGAGCTGATGGCCTTCTGATCATCGCTGTCGTGGTGGTCGGGGTGGCGTTGCTGGTCACCGCGCGCCTGGGGCCCCGGCCGGGGTTCGCCGGGCCGACCGACAGCGCCGCTGCCAGCCCGAGCACGACGCCGGCGAACATCCCGAGCGGCGCGCCGCACGAGGTCCTGCTGGCCGTTGGTGACATCGCCTATTGCGACTCGTCCGCGGACGACCAGGTCGGCGAGCTGGCAGCGCGGCTGGAGGGGACGATCGCGCTGCTGGGGGACATCGCTTATCCGCGGGGCTCATCTGACGACTTCGCAAGGTGCTTCGACCCGACCTGGGGGCCGCTGCGCGATCGCCTGCGACCGGCGCCGGGCAATCACGAGTACGAGACCAAGCGCGCGTCGGGGTACTTCTCGTACTTCGGAGCCGGCGCCGGCGACCCCACCGAGGGGTGGTACTCGTACGACCTGGGCGGTTGGCACCTCGTTGCCCTGAACTCGGTGTGCGACGCGATCGGCGGCTGCGGCAACGGATCACGCCAGCTGGCCTGGCTGGTCGCGGACCTGGAGGCGCATCCCGTCGCCTGCACTCTGGCCTACTGGCACCACCCCCGTTACTCCTCCGGACGCCACGGGGACGACGACATGACCGATGCCCTGTGGGACGCCCTGGCCGGGGCGAACGCGGATCTCGTCCTGTTCGGGCATGACCACGACTACGAGCGCACGGCACCGATCGATGGGATGCGGTCCTTCGTGGTCGGGACCGGGGGTCGCAGCCTGTACGCGTGGCCCGGTGCGCCCGGTCCGCACACGGAGGTGCGCGCCAACGACACCTACGGCCTGCTGGAGCTGACCCTGGCTGCGGCCGATTACTCCTGGCGCTTCATTTCCGCTGGAGGTGGCTCATTCACCGACGCGGGCAGCGGGACCTGTCGTTGA